One region of Malania oleifera isolate guangnan ecotype guangnan chromosome 6, ASM2987363v1, whole genome shotgun sequence genomic DNA includes:
- the LOC131158399 gene encoding uncharacterized protein LOC131158399, which yields MEEDDYQERLRKEAEEEEAEEAASLSDFPLNANDRSDAPSSSQPPLSFEFSSHSIDNPDIVPADDIIFCGKLVPLKQQPSTSLTKPHKIPNTNLRRRSESLSELHYTNRSNSTTSFRFTRNSRSLDFQKLASRSSSSQASPASEIDRNSSVKSVGKSDATSVRKAPKSRWYQLPMFGLVKFPPEMELKDIKSRQSRRNPTALFPPADPGMKVPISRSAGKGPWTILRALSCRDDASVAVATSFRCIPQV from the coding sequence ATGGAGGAAGACGATTACCAGGAACGCCTTCGCAAGGAGGCAGAGGAGGAAGAAGCAGAGGAGGCTGCGTCACTCTCCGACTTCCCTCTAAACGCCAATGACCGATCTGATGCTCCCTCCTCCTCTCAACCTCCTCTCTCCTTCGAGTTCTCCAGTCACTCTATTGACAATCCTGATATTGTTCCCGCTGACGACATCATCTTCTGCGGCAAGCTCGTCCCTCTGAAACAACAACCTTCGACCTCCCTCACCAAGCCCCACAAGATTCCCAACACCAACTTACGCCGCCGATCCGAATCTCTCTCCGAATTACACTATACCAATCGATCCAACAGCACCACCAGTTTCCGGTTCACCAGGAACAGCCGTTCCTTAGACTTCCAGAAGCTTGCGAGTCGATCGTCGAGCTCGCAGGCCTCGCCGGCGTCGGAAATTGACCGGAACTCCTCCGTGAAAAGTGTCGGAAAGTCTGATGCGACGTCGGTTCGAAAGGCGCCCAAGTCTCGGTGGTACCAACTGCCGATGTTCGGATTGGTAAAGTTTCCGCCGGAGATGGAGCTGAAAGACATCAAAAGTCGACAGTCTCGCCGAAACCCAACAGCTCTGTTCCCGCCGGCGGATCCCGGCATGAAGGTTCCGATCAGCCGGAGCGCCGGGAAGGGACCCTGGACGATTCTACGAGCGCTGAGCTGCAGGGACGATGCCAGCGTTGCGGTGGCGACGTCGTTTCGCTGCATACCGCAAGTCTGA